In Salmo salar chromosome ssa03, Ssal_v3.1, whole genome shotgun sequence, a single genomic region encodes these proteins:
- the LOC106601493 gene encoding uncharacterized protein CG5098: MELSSQDPHPMALDLSKRCGKSHLNPRTTEVLDLMKKPSWHSITDDHVSMPCMQLLSEKTLTDTGVRLSYGTRTCVRSPLLHNGMDRSLRDSGLYEPHPTESLNAESPISESIDGDESQSDSDVILLVSSSKEALSPQDYLDRGSVSPLGDSPSPGAVSLGEAKGCFLLPQTLSSPSPDNTYSEDSSESTEEMSVNAKPVLNLSELAAVYGKYVRSPVDISSDDSDVIEVPITNEKKKIHSLPVDVQNEKKLTGEASNVVNKSLSPHPRTIQPGVSAQKLTNNVTRHHSKIHTKNSSRILPKEHSGATMDSKEKSSSSEDESWLQPTVYLYRCVVESDDSDVDRRTVRQDPSENLRSSRRPQRGSSPATESRLKATHVEDIQQEWTKPSSPRSKRSGTKQKTHQRSPAKQASSSRKAAASKTKRREKHKQAGSSSMFSHEEAEIKLKYANYKQDKRASKSEDFCPFVHMEQREYSACTVINDQQEEKDVRRNKGQQQQPTGSLSGVVPKTSCYRLGRLNSKSKCQPLMVCCLCGGSANAVGLGDLHGPYYPTGPALEEQGKQQAQREEYKDSELSVDCKIGLCGQVGENGLYELSNVPRVEAVVDDCCITVSDCESSTLPSAKKLRTNGCVMDGHSLPVVLHNTNECWIHEDCGIWSTGVFLVKGKLYGLEEAVRFAQETVCSTCHAAGATMGCFQKGCPNKYHYSCAAQSGCVLNEENFSMRCPKHKNKSFRGVNMPDNR; the protein is encoded by the exons ATGGAGCTGTCGTCTCAAGACCCTCATCCTATGGCTTTGGATCTCTCAAAGAGATGTGGGAAGAGTCATCTGAATCCCAGGACCACAGAGGTTTTGGACCTGATGAAGAAGCCCAGCTGGCACAGCATCACTGACGACCATGTGTCCATGCCCTGCATGCAGCTCCTCTCTGAGAAAACACTAACAGACACAGGTGTCAGACTTTCCTACGGGACTAGGACTTGTGTTCGCTCCCCCCTTTTACATAATGGTATGGACAGAAGCTTACGGGACTCAGGGTTGTACGAGCCACACCCTACAGAGAGCCTAAATGCAGAGAGCCCCATTTCTGAAAGTATTGATGGAGACGAGAGTCAGAGTGACTCTGATGTCATTTTGCTTGTTTCCAGTTCTAAGGAAGCACTCTCACCTCAGGACTATTTAGACAGGGGATCTGTTAGTCCCTTAGGGGATTCTCCGTCCCCTGGCGCTGTCTCTTTGGGTGAAGCTAAAGGTTGTTTTCTACTGCCCCAGACACTGAGTTCCCCCAGTCCTGACAATACATATTCAGAGGATTCATCTGAAAGCACAGAGGAGATGTCGGTGAATGCAAAACCTGTTCTTAACCTGTCGGAATTAGCTGCTGTGTATGGGAAATATGTCAGGTCTCCTGTGGATATCTCAAGTGATGATAGTGATGTCATTGAAGTTCCCATCACCAATGAAAAGAAAAAGATTCACAGTTTACCTGTTGATGTTCAAAATGAGAAAAAGCTGACAGGTGAAGCTAGTAATGTTGTAAATAAAAGCCTTTCTCCACATCCTAGAACAATACAGCCTGGGGTCAGCGCTCAGAAACTCACCAACAATGTCACTCGCCATCATTCAAAAATACATACTAAAAACTCAAGTAGAATATTACCCAAGGAACATTCTGGCGCCACAATGGACTCAAAAGAGAAGTCATCTAGTTCAGAGGATGAGTCTTGGTTACAGCCAACTGTCTACCTGTACAGGTGTGTAGTAGAATCTGATGACTCTGATGTGGACCGTCGGACAGTTCGACAGGACCCCTCTGAGAACCTACGTTCCTCTAGAAGGCCACAGAGAGGATCATCACCTGCTACAGAGTCAAGACTCAAGGCCACACATGTGGAAGACATCCAACAGGAGTGGACAAAGCCCTCTTCACCCAGGAGCAAAAGGTCAGGAACCAAGCAGAAAACCCACCAGAGAAGCCCAGCAAAGCAGGCCTCAAGTAGTAGAAAAGCAGCAGCGAGTAAAACAAAACGGAGGGAGAAACACAAACAAGCCGGCTCATCCTCCATGTTCTCCCATGAAGAGGCAGAAATCAAGCTGAAATATGCAAACTACAAACAGGACAAAAGGGCCAGTAAATCAGAGGACTTTTGCCCTTTTGTGCACATGGAGCAGAGGGAGTACTCTGCTTGTACAGTGATCAACGATCAGCAGGAGGAGAAGGATGTGAGGCGGAACAAAGGACAGCAACAACAACCAACTGGGTCTTTGTCTGGTGTCGTTCCTAAGACGTCTTGTTATCGTCTGGGTCGCCTCAACTCAAAGAGTAAGTGTCAGCCCCTAATGGTGTGCTGCCTGTGTGGTGGGTCTGCTAATGCTGTGGGCCTAGGGGACCTACACGGACCTTACTATCCAACTGGACCTGCTTTGGAGGAACAAGGCAAACAGCAGGCCCAGAGGGAAGAATACAAGGACAGTGAACTGTCTGTAGATTGTAAGATAGGCCTATGTGGCCAGGTAGGGGAGAATGGGTTATATGAACTGAGCAATGTGCCTAGAGTAGAGGCTGTAGTTGATGACTGCTGCATCACAGTCAGTGATTGTGAAAGCTCCACATTGCCTTCAGCCAAAAAGCTCCGAACAAATGGCTGCGTGATGGATGGCCACAGTCTGCCTGTGGTGCTCCACAACACCAATGAATGCTGGATCCACGAGGACTGTGGCATATGGTCCACAGGTGTTTTCTTAGTTAAAGGAAAGCTCTACGGCTTGGAGGAGGCTGTTAGGTTTGCCCAAGAAACA GTGTGTTCAACATGCCACGCAGCAGGTGCAACCATGGGCTGCTTCCAGAAAGGGTGCCCCAATAAGTACCACTACAGCTGTGCAGCTCAGTCAG GCTGTGTGCTTAACGAGGAAAACTTCTCCATGAGATGTCCAAAGCACAAG